The following proteins are encoded in a genomic region of Arachis stenosperma cultivar V10309 chromosome 4, arast.V10309.gnm1.PFL2, whole genome shotgun sequence:
- the LOC130975072 gene encoding uncharacterized protein LOC130975072, translating into MPLYAKFLKELMTRKRNWGEKETVVLTEECSAIIQKKLPQKMKDPMSFQIPCIIGDITIEKALCDLGASINLMSLNMMRRMRIEEAKPTRMALQLADRTFKFPHGVVEDLLVKVGEFIFPADFVVLDMEEEANTSIILGRPF; encoded by the coding sequence ATGCCCCTCTATGCAAAGTTCCTGAAGGAGCTCatgacaagaaaaagaaactggGGAGAAAAGGAGACTGTAGTCCTAACTGaggagtgtagtgccatcatacAAAAGAAACTCCCCCAGAAAATGAAAGACCCAATGAGTTTCcaaatcccctgcatcataggggataTCACAATTGAAAAGGCTTTATGTGACTTGGGGGCTAGCATCAATCTCATGTCCTTGAACATGATGAGAAGGATGAGAattgaggaagccaaaccaacaagaatggcactcCAACTAGCTGACAGGACATTCAAGTTTCCACATGGAGTGGTGGAGGATTTATTGGTGAAGGTGGGAGAATTCATCTTCCCAGCTGACTTTGTTGTGCTGGATATGGAAGAAGAGGCAAACACTTCAATtatcctaggaagaccattctag